The DNA segment TGGCGGCGGCGACCATGCTCGGCACGCTCGGCCTGGCAGGCTGCGGCAGCAGCAGCGACACCGCCCAGGAGGAGAACCCGAAGTCCATCAAGATCTGGCACTACGAAGAGGACAACGGCGCACAGGGCAAGGCCTGGGCGAAGGCCATGGAAATCTTCGAGAAGAAGACCGGCGTCAAGGTCGAATTCGAGAAGAAGTCCTTCGAACAGATCCGCCAGAACGCAGCCCAGATCCTCAACTCCGACGAAGCCCCCGACGTCATGGAATACAACAAGGGCAACGCCACCGCCGGCCTGCTGGCCAGCCAGGGCCTGCTCACCAACCTGAACGACTACGTCAGCAAGTACAACTGGGACAAGAAGGTCAGCGGCACGCTCGCCGACACCGGCAAGTACGACGACAAGGGCGTCATGGGTTCCGGCGACTGGTACGGCATCACGAACTACGGCGAAGACATCGTGATGTACTACAACAAGGACATGTTCGACAAGTACGGCATCGAAATCCCGAAGACCCTCGACGATCTTGAGGCCGCGATGCAGAAGTTCGTCGACAACGGCGTCACCCCGCTCTCCGAAGGCGTCGCCGAATACCCGCTGCAGCACCTGTGGTGGCAGCTGGTCCTCTCCAAGGCGAACGACAAGTTCATCAAGGCCTACGAAATGTACGACGGTGACGTTGACTGGCAGGGCGAGGCGACCACCTACGCCACCAAGACCATCAAGGATTGGGTCAACAAGGGCTACATCTCCAAGGACTGCACCGGCACCAAGGCCGAGGACGCAGGCCAGGCCTTCATGAACGGCACCTACCCGATGTTCTTCTCCGGCACCTGGTGGTTCGGCCGCTTCCAGAGCGACATGAAGAACGCCAACTGGACCTTCGCCACCTTCCCCGACACCGACAAGGTCGTAGGCTCCTCCGGCAACATCTGGGTCATCCCCGAGAACTCCAAGAAGAAGGATCTCGCCGCGCAGTTCATCGACATCACCCTGAGCGACGAAGTCCAGAACCTCATGGGCAACTCCGGCGGCCTGCCGATCGCCGCCGATCCGGACAAGATCACCGACGAGAAGACCAAGGAACTCATCACCTCCTTCAACGGCGTGCTTGAGAAGAACGCCCTCGGCTTCTACCCGGATTGGCCAACCTCCACCTTCTACGACGAGCTCAACTCCTCGCTGCAGGAACTGGTCAACGGCACCACGGACGTGAAGGGCGTGCTCAACCAGATGAAGGACAACTACGACAAGGGCGTTGAAGCCGCCGGCGTCAAGTCCTGAACCACAAGCACAAGCGCATAGCGCACACATAACTGAATCCATCGCCAGTGCGCCGCCCACCATCGCGGCGGCGCACCAGGCACCCCATACTCTCAACAACCGTCCGACAGGCAATGAAGCCCGCGACGGACCCCACGCTGTTCAACCCAACCGCACCCGTCAAGGAGCATCGAAGCCCCGATGGCACCGGTGCGAATCATGAAAGCGACTGACGCACATGAACGCTCACACCAAGAAAACCCGCCCGCGCGGCCAGCAGCCGACCGTCAGGGAGAAGGGAA comes from the Bifidobacterium angulatum DSM 20098 = JCM 7096 genome and includes:
- a CDS encoding ABC transporter substrate-binding protein, whose product is MKFTRKIVAAGLAAATMLGTLGLAGCGSSSDTAQEENPKSIKIWHYEEDNGAQGKAWAKAMEIFEKKTGVKVEFEKKSFEQIRQNAAQILNSDEAPDVMEYNKGNATAGLLASQGLLTNLNDYVSKYNWDKKVSGTLADTGKYDDKGVMGSGDWYGITNYGEDIVMYYNKDMFDKYGIEIPKTLDDLEAAMQKFVDNGVTPLSEGVAEYPLQHLWWQLVLSKANDKFIKAYEMYDGDVDWQGEATTYATKTIKDWVNKGYISKDCTGTKAEDAGQAFMNGTYPMFFSGTWWFGRFQSDMKNANWTFATFPDTDKVVGSSGNIWVIPENSKKKDLAAQFIDITLSDEVQNLMGNSGGLPIAADPDKITDEKTKELITSFNGVLEKNALGFYPDWPTSTFYDELNSSLQELVNGTTDVKGVLNQMKDNYDKGVEAAGVKS